Within the Cervus elaphus chromosome 13, mCerEla1.1, whole genome shotgun sequence genome, the region TGGCAAggggttgttcagtcactaagttgtgcccaactctttgcgactccatggactgcagcataccaggcttccctgtccttcaccaactcccagagtttgcttaaactcatggccattgagtcactgatattatctaaccatctcatcctctgggggAAAGATTAACAAATTTATACTTGAAATTTGGGCTTTCTAGGtgactcagtgagtaaagaaactgcctgcaatgcaggagacacaggtttgaaccctgggtaggaagatctcctggaggagggcagggcaacccatttcagtgttcctgcctggagaatcccatagacagaggagcctggcagcctacagtccatggggtcacaaggagtcagatatgactgaagatgagcacacatgcacaaacctGAAGTTTAGTTTCTTACTAAATCTAGCCATTTGTTAGCTTGAAATTTGATTCCATGCTGAATTAAAATGACTGAAATGTGAAAATAGCCCTTAAAGAAACTTAAAGTCTCatacaaaaaaaataagatacatgGCAAGCATTTAGAGAGAAAAACTTCCCTAAATAAGTGTTTGATCTAACAGAGTTAGCAACCCCAGAGGGCTAAATCCCTGGCCAATTCATACAATTCTGTAAGACCCAGCTCGAGCCTTACCTCCTCTCCAGAGCTGTCCCGAGTCCTTCCTTTTCCATACTCTGGTGTTACATCTGTGCCATGGCACACACCACACAATACTGTGATTGCTTGGTTACCTGTTTTCCCTGTTCATCTCAACTCGTTGAGAGCAGGTCCTTGTTCGTAAATTCCTAGCACCTGACACAATCCCAGGCAGAGAGGAGCTCAGTTAATGTTGATGAGCCAACAAATGAAGAGGAGACTGGGAGCAAGAAAACCGATTGGCAAGTGGTAGTAATGGTTCAAAAGGGATAGAAATGACCTGAAGCGTGACTAGAAGGAAATGATAGATAAATGTGGGACATTTgaaaggaagattaaaaaaaaaaaagatttgttagTTAAGTGGaagtggaaaacaaagaaaaattttaaatctcaaaaCTACACAGGAAGTGGATATCACAACCGGAATAAAGGAATCCTAGACTATTTTGCTGAgcttttttggttttgattttttttctttttttgttctgtgcagtatgtgggatcttagtctcctaaggatggaacccgtgccccctgcagtggaagctcagagtcttaccagctggacctccagggaagtccctattcagCTTTAGAAAAGCACATTTCTCAAGGTCCTAGGACAGTCCAGGGTGCTTTCAGACATTCAGAATTAGAGTCAAGGCTCAGAATACACTGGGAACCATTAACATTGAGGCAAACTCTAAAAAGTGGATGAACTCTCCCCTGAGGAAGAGACTATGCACTGACTGGTTGAAGGACTGAAACTTGGAGAATGAAGTGTTCtagaggaaaagaagcaaaaaagacaACAGAAGGAACACATTCACAGTATGCTGGACACCAGTGGAGACGGGCTGCCTGCGGGTAACAGGAAGACAACCCAAGAAAGTCACCTGAAAAACCGTAACAACTTGAAGTTCAGCACGATAGTGAGTTATAAAATACAACAGTTGCTTACATCACTGGCTTTCCTCCAGCTGTTACCTGTGAGAAAATATAATGGACAAAAGATCCAATTTTCAAtggcaaaaaccaaacaaaaataccTGGCAGTAAACTTTGAAAATGTGTGGTAATTTTTACTAATTTACAAAGACCAAGAGATTTTAATAATGAAGAGATGCGGTAGATGGGAAACATgataaaatgaaatgttagtgTCCTCCAAATGGACACATTAAATAACAATTTAAAGCCAGAATAAATTGCAAGTGGACCAATGaggtatttgaaaaataaagaaaaaacagataaaagcaGCATAAATAGGGAGAAATGGAGAACATTTTCTAGGCATAATCCCAAAAAGGACTTAAAAAGAAAGGATTGACAGTTAAGACTATGAACAAACCTGATCCTAGAGTCCAAGCCACACAGCTCAGGCctttaaaatgtccttttcagTCCTTGGATCTGTGATCATTACAatccccccttccccacccaccacAAACACGCACCACACCAACCCCACTGCCAACCCTGGCCTGAGCAGATGAATCATCTGTAAGGACTCACCAAGGATCTTCACAGTCCCATTCTAGATAGATCAACACTGCAGATTTTCAACTTCCAAAACCACTCTCAAAGCCTTGTGATACAGCTAGCCCTCAGCTCTGGCTGAGAAATAGgatcaagagaaaaaaacaaccaggccacagctgctgctgctaagccaaaAGCCAAGATTTGACACCACTAGTGTTTGGGCTGAGGCTGTTTTGGCCCTAGAAGTAACAGCAACACACCCCACCTGACCAAAAGTAGAGACCAAAAGCAGGAGAAAGACAGTAGCAAGTACAAAACCTATTAGGGTTTATGTTCAAATGTTCTCTGGCTTGTTTTTTccttggccattaaaaaaaaaaaaaaaaaaagtctatcatAGTGGTTCTCAACTTTCAgagtgcatcagaatcacctggaaggcttTTGTAAAAAGATAGCTGGgtcccacccccacacacccccgCCAAGTTTCTGACTTAGTTGGTTTGGAGTAGAACCTGAAGGTTTGCATGTCTACAGGTGAATTAAATCAAATTCTAAAACATGTCAAACCAGTGACTTCCTTAATGGtctagtagctaagactccatgctctcattgcaggaggccagggttcaattcctggtcagggaactagagcccacatgccaaaactaaaaaaGATCCAGAATGCTAAAActaagagctggcacagccaaacaaataaatactaaaaaaagaaaaaaaagacagacatggAGGAAAGCTATGTGCACATGTGTCTGTATGTTTAAATAATCACTTTATATTAAATCAATTATACCAGAAGTGTTTTTCAGGTACTTAGCCCTATGGTAGGTAATATCTTTTCCAGGTAGATCTAAATTTATTATGACTAAATAGAggaattccttggtggcccagtggttaggactctgctttcactgccgagggcctgggttcaatccgtggttgggaaactaagatcacaaAAGCCCCACAGGGTGgtcaaaatgaagaaataaatagagttacaaatatttcatataaatgtgtGAATTTTAATTGTCTAGTTATgactatcggagaaggcaatggcagcccactccagtattcttgcctggaaaatcccatggatggaggagcctggtagaccgcatacagtccatggggtcgcaaagagtcagacacaactgagcgacttcactttcacttttcactttcatgcactggagaaggaaatggcaacccactccagtgttcttgcctggagaaccccagggatgggggaacctggtgggctgctgtctatggggtcacacagagtcggacacgactgaagtgacttagcagcagcagcagttacaaCTATAATGTGTATCATAgagatatcacttacatatgtcTCAAATCTTACtaaccaataaaaattaataatactgggacttccctggcaggccagtggttaagactccacatttccaccacagggggcatgagttcgatccctggtcagagaacatgGCCACATGCCATGTGCCATGGCCAAAATccaaaataataatacctaccttagTTTACTATGCTTTATAAAACCATAGATGTTAACACAAAAAAAGCAATTCAGAATTATGATTAAAGGGGGCATttgcctttttattaaaaaagcaatTGCTCCTTCAATAGCTGAATGACTAAAACTGTAATACATccagaaaatgaaatgtaaaaggaATGACCTACTGACACATGCAATGATTTGGATGGATCTCAGGGCATTTacattgagtgaaaaaaaaaattctcaaaagacTATGTATTGTATGAGTCCATTTAGATAAATTCCTCAAAATGGTAAAATTACAGATATGGAGAATAGATTATTAACTACCAGGGTCTAAAAATAATACTCGAATGCCAGGTAGATAGATCCATAAGCAGGCAGCATGAGGGAGAGCTTTGTGGTAATGGAATAGGTCTGTTTCTTGATAGCACTGATGGTTACAGGAATCTATACACTTGATAAAATGACACAGAACTATACATGTATGTTGCACCAATGTCCATTTCTTGGCTTTGATACTGTACTATATCCATATAAGATAGAAGCATTGGGAAACTGGGTAAAGAATACATGGAACTCTCtatactatttttgcaacttcctatGAATCTACAAttgtataaaaattaaagttaagaaaaaaaaagggaagtcgggaattccctgacagtcccatggttaggacttggtgctttaaCTGCCATGgtccagggttcaatccttggtagggaactaagatcctgcaagccacatggtagagtgaaaaaaacaaaaaaaagaaagaaaaaagttaaaaagcagCTGCATATCTATATAACAAAtttagaaagcaattttttttaaagagacaatttaggggcttccctggtggctcagtggtgaagaatcacctgccaatgcaggagacacgggtttgatccctggtccaggagaatcccacatgcgctgaagcaactaagtctgtgcgccacaactattgagcctatgctctagagcccaggaactgcaactactgaacccatgtaccccagagcccaggcccgcaagagaagccaccacactgcaacagagtagcccctgctcactacaAGTAGACAAAAGCCAGCacaacaaggaagacccagcacagccaaaaaatagaccatttaaataataaaaatcattagtTACCTAggaattgttcagtcactaaaccatgtctgactcttgcaaccccatggactccctgTCCTCCCAGTTTggtcagattcatgtctattgaatcagtgacgctatctaaccatctcatcctctgctgcccccttctcctttaccttcaatctttcccagcatccgggtcttttccaaagagtacctggagctgactgtggctcagatcatgagctccttataaCCTACAAAATAAGTCTTTTTAAAAGGTATTCAAGAGTGGCatgtaaaaaattataaaacttcatTGAAACATAAGTGGAGCAATATCATGTTCATTGAtaggaagattcaatattgtaaagatgtCAATTTCTTTAACATGAcctaaagattaaatgaatttcCAATTAAGATCTCAAACAGGTTTACAGAACTTTTACTAGTTGCTTCTAAAATGTAATAGCATGACTTACCATAAAGCCACAGAAATGAACATGGTACACTGCATTGGTACAAAACCACCAACCAATAAAACCAAATGGAGAGCCCAGAAGTAGATCCATGCACACTTGGAAATTTGATAAGACAGAGATGCCATTTAGGTCACTGGAGAAAGAATGGACTTTTCCATAAAGAGTGCTAAGTATCCACAAGGAAAAAAGGAATCAGTGATAGATAAAATAATTAGATATGAGTAGATATTTTggaaacatttcaaagaaaatagagAATATCTGTGACCTCAGGGTTAAGAGAAAGCTATTAAACAAGACATAAAAAGTGTTAACCATAAAATGACAAATTCGACCATCTTAAAAGACcctttttttcattaaaagaaaCTATGAGGAAGGTGAAATGAGAGCCACAAAAtgagagaaagtatttgcaatatATCACTCACAAAAGTCTGCTACccacaatgtatttttaaatttatttttaaaagtaaaataaaaaacagataataatcaggaaaataaaattaaaattgcaaTGGAGAattggtaaaaataaatatttagattggtaaaaattaaatttgtgaaGTACTGACAAGAATGAAGATTCTTATGGGAAGTTTGGGAGATTCTCAAAtggaatttctctcttttttttaacgaATCCTGgctctgagtctttttttttgtttgtttgtttgtgtcgggtcttcattgctgcacaggcttttgtCTGTTTGGTGAGCAGCGGAGCTACTCTTCagttgcaggcttctcattgcagtggcttctcttgtttttgttttttttttatttaattacagttttatttttcaaaatgtacagTTGGTGGGACCTGTTCATGCATCTTCACCAGCAGCTAGGGCATTTCCACCCTTGGTGTGTCTGCTGTAAATCACTTGAGCTCTGTGCTTTGAAACCAGTTTAATAAGTCCTTTACTAAGGAGTTCCCGAAGGGCTGCCCTGGCCAGGGAACCACGAATCTGCAGTCTCTCGGAGACGGCAGCTGGAGTTACAAGCTTAGAGTTGGCAACTTCTTTACAGAGTTTGTCACATGTTGCTTTGTCAAACAAGACTAGGTTATTGAGCTTGTCCCGAACTTTGCCTTTGGACCACTTCTTTTTGGCCTTGCCCCCAGATTTGTTCACTGgatctttgtctttcttggtcGACTTTCCGgcatctctcttcttcttcttgtcCTTGGGCGGCATAGCGAAGCCCAGAGAGCAGCTGCGACAACTGCCGCCTCGCTAAGATGTCAGACAGAAAGGCTGCggcggcttctctcgttgcagagcacaggctcggggCACGCGGGCTCGGTAGTTGATGCTCCCAGTCTCTAGAGCACagacaggctcaacagttgtggcacatgggcttagtcacTCCTCGCCaggtgggatctttccagatcagggattgaacccatgtctcctgcactggcaggcagattcttcaccactgagccaccagggaagcctattaaatggaatttcttttgtttccctcgtggatgtaaattggtataactaTTGTGGAAAATGATTTGGCACCAGCCTGAAAACTAAACATTCACATACAGTATAACATACAATTAACACTCCCAGATTTAACCTTAAAATTCTTGGAAATATCCATCAAGAAATGTGTATAAGAATGTTCAAAGCGTCAATGTTTTTAACagcaaaataggaagaaaaacaaaccaaatatcCATCTGCAGTAAAGTAACTCTTCTTCTCAATGGGGAGGTTTCAGCTCAAATACCACTTAATTAGGCCTTCTCCAAGCTCTATTTAAATttaacacacacactctcttaTAGTAGCTACCCCCTTAGTTTCACATCAAATCACAACTCCCAGTTACCATCTAAAgtcagtgcatttttttttaaaggtcgtCTTCTCACGGTGGACAGTAAACTTCATGAAAAGAACATGTGTCCTTTCTTACTCTGTATGTCTAGGCCTTAGCACAGAgtaacactgaaaataaaaaggaaggtgaaagagaaatcaaaaaaagAGGGGGGATAGTGAGGTGGAAAAAGAAGAGTTCATTGAAAACTCACCtaccaaaacagaaacagactcacagacatagagaactgaTTTGCAGTGttaaggagaaggggaaagggggaaggaTGGGTTGGGAGGCTGGAGTTAGCAAAGgcaactattatatatagaataaacaaggtcctactgcacaacacagggaactatatccaaaaTTCTATAAGAAACCATAATGGATTAGAATACCTATCTATGTATCTGAATCACACTGCTATAGAGCAGAgtacaatattgtacatcaactctACTTCCATAAAattaggtggttttttttttaaaaacagttcatTGAGATCTCAGacaaaaagggaaagggaagccaAGTTATAGAATCTTCCACATGAAATGGAGCAACTCTGTATCTGGAAAGTATGCTCATCATTTGAAGAAGGACAGAAGAAAGACAAGACTTcgtaaaacaggaagaaaaaatcaaaattgtGGGAGGAGGATCTGGAGGGTACAGAGTAATTCAAAATTGTTTCCGCTTTTGAGCTTAAGGTCTTACTCTTGCTATctgaggggtgggagggcagcATATTCCCATTGGAAGACAGTAGGAAAAAAGATTTACCTTAATTGAAGTGTGATTTATCATCAAGTTTGCTATTGCATAAAATAAAGGATGACAATTGTTATGGGCTTAATTGTATCTTCTCAAAATGCGTATGTTGAAATCCGAACCCCTGGCGCATCATAACGTGACTGTGCTTGTAGACAGGATCTGTACTGAGGTAATTACCATAAAATGAGGTCACATAGGTAGGCCCTAATCCATTATAGCTGCTTTCCTTATTAAGAAGAGATGAGGACAGACCTgcatacacacagagaaaagtCACGTGAAAACACAGTAAGAAGGTAGCCTTCTGCTAGTCAGGGAAAGAAgactcaaaacaaaaacaaaaaaccaaacctgCTGACCTTGATCTTGAGCTTTCCACCTCCTAAACTGTCAGAAAATacatttgttgtttaagccacccagtttgtggtattttgttgtgGCAGCCCTGGCAATACATCACTCTGAATAAATACTACTCTGCCTAGAACTGCTTTAATGCAAAAGAAATTTTCCTGTGCTTCCCTAGGTCCCATTAGCCAACACCTATTAAAAGATGATAAAAATCTGTCATGCTATTAAGAATTATTGAAATTGCTTAATTACCTGAGTATGGGATGTTGATAAACTACTGCCAACTTTCTGTTCCCTTACTGATCTATAGGAAGACTCAATCAAATCCAATTTATCCATTTCATACTGCAGGCAGGAAGCCCAGGGCCTGCAAGCTTttccagaaatgaaaacatacaagaAAATGCCTGAGATCTAGGCATGAAAAGGGCAGACaccaatttaagaaaattaaactacaaaattaaaaaatgttccattaaattcatatataaacttaatttttcattttaaaacatataaatttccttatatttgaaaataattagtaCGTCAGATTTTTACATTTCTCAAGAATTCTCACATATACATGACTGCTTAAACCGCGTATCAAATCATTAATGAGTCAACACAAtcaattaatttccaaaacaaggGTAATCCATGCAGAAAGTTTTTtgagaaaagatattcaacattggATATGCGTACATCTTAATATTTGATGACACGGGGTAGggtctcccttttctccttccaTTCCCTAACTGCCTGCCTCCTTCATTTCCAAATTACATAACAGTTCAGAGGAGGGTGGCAGTGACCCCTGCAAGGGAGGGCTAGGGGACTGTGAGGACGAGACATCTACGGGTAAGGAGGATACGGGGCTCAGAAAAGAAGCAAtcacaggaacttccctggtgatccagtggttaagaaactgcaatgcttccactgcaggggacaaagGGTTCATGAATGATACACGtggaaacacaaaacagaagcatagATACATCCTGGCAGGAGGCTTCTAGAGAGCAGCACCTGGCCTACATCCAGCAAGAAAACAGCAACCTCAGTCCCACAACCTCACAACTTGCAGTAGCTTGGAAGCGCAGCAGTTAGTGAAATCTTCCCTGGGCAAGTCTTCAGATGAGAATACAACCTGGCCAACAACTGAATTACAACCTTCTTGGACCCTCAGTAGAAGATACTACTAAGCCATGCCCAGACTCCTGACACAATGATAGTAGGACAGAAAGAGAtcttacaaagctacagtaagaCAAATACAAGGTTAAAATAAGTAGACTAGTAGTGTTATTCTCTAATGTATTATCTGGCAATATGTTGAAACATTTAAAAGTATATACACTGAAACACTTAAAAGCATATATattgaaacatttaaaagtaTACGTATTGCTTTCAACTGgatttttgttgctcagtcatgtccattccttgcaacctcacagactgcaataggccaggcttccctgtccttcactatctcctggagtttgctcaaactcatgtccactgagtcgatgatgccatccaaccatttcatcctctgtcaccgcttctcctcctgccctcaatctttcccagcatcagggtcttttcaaatgagtcagctctttgcatcaggtggtcaaagtattggagtttcagcttcaacatcagtccttccaatgaatagtcagggttgatgtcctttagggttgactgatttgatctctgtgcagtccaagggactctcaagagtcctccagcaccacaattcaactGGATAGATATCAGCATATCACAAAAATGATCAACTATGATATTAAGACACCAGAAATTTCCTAgaagcaaattctttatcattctTCTGCCTCCATCCAATTCCTACAAACACCACACTATCACTGGTTCCAGTTCGCCTTATGTGTAGCCTTTTAGAAAGTGCAAAAGGCAGGGAGGTGGAAAGGATGTTTTCCCTCCTGGAGACATATCGTTCTCTGAGGAAGAAAGCAGAAGTCCCCCTCAAGCTCTGTTGAGCCCTGACCTCTGTGGAAAAATCACTGCTCTTCTCTAATcttatcctgattttttttcactctatCACATCTCTATTAAAATAACAAGAGGACCCTGAGCTTCCTAATGTTGTTTTTGGAAAGAGTccaatcatattttttttaaaaagctaaaatgtaCAGATGCCTACACTGCAATTTCCTCCAAGCTGCCACTAGTGGTTTTTctattattaaaagcaaaaacaaaacatatcatGGTTGCTTGCAACAGTAATTCTGAAATAAATGGTAGCACAAGAGACAGCAACAGAATTTTTAAGTCTAAAGCTAGAGGGTGAGTATGCTCTTCCTTACCACAAATTTCTATTTTACTATGTTAACTCATTAAGTTTAGAATACTCGTAAGTACCATCCTTCTAACGAAAGACCTATGTTAATTACCCAAGGCACCCCCATACTAACTCTACCTAATTTTAACAGTTACTAAATATTGTTCACTCTATCCTATGGGATAGAAGAGAAATAAACATACTTCTAAGCAAAAAAATATAGACAGAAGTGAGGAAACAGTTTCCAGTTTAAGTACACCAAGGGTATatccaaaatagaaaataaaagtagcACTCTGAAACAAAAGTTACCTGTAACTCTAGAACATTTTAATTCTATAgaactttaataaataaaaggccCCAGTTTCCAAGTATCTAtcaaaaaaaggaatgaataatGAATCCCATCGGAACTggggaaattttctttttctttaaaggaagtGGAGGGATGAAAGCAGATAaccattttctttcaaaaagataGACAAAACACTGCTTCCTCAAATAACCACTCAGAATGTCACTTGAGATGAGTATGCAGGAAGAATACAACTGTATTTTGCTTTGTATACAGTATTGGGCAATTAAATGCCAACTTAGCTATTTAGGAATGGCTTGCTAAAACGTTGAAAA harbors:
- the LOC122706673 gene encoding 40S ribosomal protein S25-like gives rise to the protein MPPKDKKKKRDAGKSTKKDKDPVNKSGGKAKKKWSKGKVRDKLNNLVLFDKATCDKLCKEVANSKLVTPAAVSERLQIRGSLARAALRELLSKGLIKLVSKHRAQVIYSRHTKGGNALAAGEDA